The Methylomonas rhizoryzae genome includes the window CTTATTTGGCCTTGCTGGCGCTCTATCAGGGGCGGTTGGCGGATACGGCCAAATACCAGCATTGGCTGGAAATCGGCTTGGCGCGTTTTCCCGGCGATACCGACTTGCTGGTGCGGGCCGCCAAATCGGCGGCCGAGCGGAAAGCTTTCAAAAAAGCGGCCGGCTATGCCAAAGCCTTGTTGAAGATCGATCCCGTCAATACCTTGGCCAAACAATTGCTTTTCGCCAATCACATGGCGCATGCCCGCCGTTTGCTGAAAGGCGAAAAATTTCATTTGGTGGAAAAAGAACTTCAAGCGGCCGAGGGTTTGAGCGTCGACAAAGGTTTACGCCGCCAAGCCGAATTGTTGCGCGGTTTTTACCGTTGGCAGGCGCAAGACAAGAAACAAGGCTTGCAGTTGATCGTCGATACTTTGGCAACGCTCAACGGCGATCCGCTCAATATGCAATTTCAGGCGCACATGGAAGCCGGCTTGTTGGACTTGCCGACCGTGGCCTTGACCCGTGCCTTGCCGCCGGTCAAGGCCTATTTGCTGTCGGCGCCGGAACTGCAGTGCTTGATCGACTCGCTGGAATATTACGACGAGCAATTGGAAGATAGAACCTGCTTGTTCAAAGCCTTGGATAAAATCAAGGCGCCGTTGAAGAATTCGCTGCCGTGGTTGCTCGGGCACGACGAATTGTTGTTGTCGTGGTGCCAAGTATTGGCCCAGATCGGCTATTACGAGTTATTGAAGCACTGCACAAAATTGCTCAACGACAAACGGCGAAAACCGCTGTGGACTTATTACCAGATCCTGGCGGAATGCCAAGGCGATGCCGGGCGCATGGATATCATGGCGCCGTATCACTTACATATAGCATTGGAGCAGGCGCGGACGGAGAACGACCGTAAGACCGCCATTTTGATAGAGCGTTTGCTCGATCAAGCCACTGGGCTAAGAAATCCGTTTTTGTTCGAGGACGATGCCGACGATTTTGAGCAAGCATTCGACGACGATCCGGTAGACGATTTGTTCGGGCACTTGCCTGCACCCTTGATGCAGCGGATCGACAAGGGGCTGGAAAGCTTGATGAAAAAATATTCCTCGGAGCAGTTTGCCGACAAAATGCTGAGTGATTACGGCGCTCGTATAGGGCGGCAACGTATGGCGGTGCTCTTGATGAACGAAGACTTTTTCTGGACGATGGCGTACTACGCCGCCGCCGAAGCCTTGAAGCTAGACACCGGCGTCACTATCGAAGACATCGTAAAACACTTCGAAGACGATACGCCGCAATTTCAGTTGCCTTTCA containing:
- a CDS encoding tetratricopeptide repeat protein is translated as MKKAIQNIYTGLSQSALAQKAQAHYAAGRYKEAADAFKELLKQADNPEYRWCLADCYLQRARTMAEKGMFKEACVLWENYAACGPEPLQGRDGYVIWLLAGKSHAKAYAELASFDARRLEEDYPEFAAYLGALLLAGMSELLSHLPEDAPLCRHWQSVEQALAALRSGDREACERALKNLPFRSAFRDLRTVLKAQMQAGDALDAAAMLAKIPQASPYRPLADACLAYRRQGAEFVAALAALEYQQRRTLAHAGRLTAKQLNLLDSLIKHSAQLNDKMRFNLVLQYRELFGSAAAQAYCLGALQDYPAGQKDYLKHFAVTDPFEQNRLQALLYERDKKFFDAAFHWERCLEILKRQRPTHDKKVALILRHMAEYAPCRDAATFLADSLEYDPDDRDTYLALLALYQGRLADTAKYQHWLEIGLARFPGDTDLLVRAAKSAAERKAFKKAAGYAKALLKIDPVNTLAKQLLFANHMAHARRLLKGEKFHLVEKELQAAEGLSVDKGLRRQAELLRGFYRWQAQDKKQGLQLIVDTLATLNGDPLNMQFQAHMEAGLLDLPTVALTRALPPVKAYLLSAPELQCLIDSLEYYDEQLEDRTCLFKALDKIKAPLKNSLPWLLGHDELLLSWCQVLAQIGYYELLKHCTKLLNDKRRKPLWTYYQILAECQGDAGRMDIMAPYHLHIALEQARTENDRKTAILIERLLDQATGLRNPFLFEDDADDFEQAFDDDPVDDLFGHLPAPLMQRIDKGLESLMKKYSSEQFADKMLSDYGARIGRQRMAVLLMNEDFFWTMAYYAAAEALKLDTGVTIEDIVKHFEDDTPQFQLPFN